The following coding sequences lie in one Phycicoccus duodecadis genomic window:
- a CDS encoding ThiF family adenylyltransferase, whose protein sequence is MARPPLVPLGPELSGPERTRFARHLLLPDLGLDGQRRLRSARVLVVGAGGLGSPALLYLAAAGVGTIGVVDDDVVEVTNLQRQVVHGVDDVGRAKVDSAADAVAAISPGTVVVRHRDRLDALTALGVLADYDLVLDGADNFPTRYLVGDACARLGIPHVWGSVYRFDGQVSVWWAGEGPCYACVFPSQPPAGAVPSCAVGGVLGAVCASVGSVMATEAVKLVAGIGDPLVGRLLVHDALRQTWDAVPVRRDPGCRVCGSGADATRALGWATVHQGAGADREGPTAAEVARPSVDVAELARLLDERSSGGAGFVLLDVREPGERDVAAIPGSELVPMGLVRDGAEVPGASGRVYVHCKSGGRSAEAVDLLRARGVDAVDVEGGILAWSREVDPSVPTY, encoded by the coding sequence ATGGCGCGACCTCCGCTGGTGCCGCTCGGCCCGGAGCTCTCCGGGCCCGAGCGCACGCGCTTCGCCCGCCACCTCCTGCTGCCCGACCTCGGCCTGGACGGCCAGCGGCGGCTGCGCTCGGCCCGGGTGCTGGTCGTGGGGGCCGGTGGCCTGGGCTCGCCGGCGCTGCTGTACCTCGCGGCCGCCGGTGTGGGCACCATCGGGGTCGTCGACGACGACGTCGTCGAGGTCACCAACCTCCAGCGCCAGGTGGTGCACGGGGTCGACGACGTGGGGCGGGCCAAGGTCGACTCGGCGGCCGACGCCGTGGCGGCCATCTCGCCCGGGACCGTCGTCGTGCGACACCGCGACCGCCTCGACGCGCTGACCGCGCTGGGCGTGCTGGCCGACTACGACCTGGTGCTCGACGGCGCCGACAACTTCCCGACCCGCTACCTGGTGGGCGACGCCTGCGCCCGGCTCGGCATCCCGCACGTGTGGGGCTCGGTGTACCGGTTCGACGGCCAGGTGTCCGTGTGGTGGGCGGGCGAGGGGCCCTGCTACGCCTGCGTCTTCCCGAGCCAGCCGCCCGCGGGGGCCGTCCCCTCGTGCGCGGTCGGCGGCGTGCTGGGGGCGGTGTGCGCGTCCGTGGGGTCGGTGATGGCCACCGAGGCGGTCAAGCTCGTGGCCGGCATCGGCGACCCGCTGGTCGGCCGGCTGCTGGTGCACGACGCGCTGCGGCAGACGTGGGACGCCGTGCCGGTGCGCCGCGACCCGGGATGCCGCGTGTGCGGGTCAGGGGCCGACGCCACCCGGGCGCTCGGCTGGGCCACGGTGCACCAGGGGGCCGGGGCCGACAGGGAGGGGCCGACGGCGGCCGAGGTCGCGCGTCCGAGTGTCGACGTCGCCGAGCTGGCGCGGCTGCTCGACGAACGGAGCTCCGGGGGAGCCGGTTTCGTGCTGCTCGACGTCCGCGAGCCGGGGGAGCGTGACGTGGCCGCCATCCCCGGGTCCGAACTCGTCCCGATGGGACTCGTGCGCGACGGCGCCGAGGTGCCGGGCGCGTCGGGGCGGGTCTACGTGCACTGCAAGTCGGGCGGGCGCTCGGCCGAGGCGGTCGACCTGCTGCGGGCGCGCGGGGTCGACGCGGTCGACGTCGAGGGCGGCATCCTGGCGTGGTCGCGCGAGGTCGACCCGTCGGTGCCCACGTACTGA
- a CDS encoding TetR/AcrR family transcriptional regulator has product MTSTAGPRSARMPRSERRAQLLEAAQAVFVQSGYHAAAMDEIAERAGVSKPVLYQHFPGKLDLYLALLDTHCDTLEQLVRRALGATDGDNEARVRATVAAYFAFVTREDAAFRMVFESDLTSVPQVRARLDSVEMACAEAIAEVIAEDTGADDERALLLGSALAGMAQVSARHWLAQDGGIPEAEAAAIISALAWRGLGSFPKVGD; this is encoded by the coding sequence ATGACCAGCACCGCAGGCCCCCGCAGCGCCCGCATGCCCCGCAGCGAGCGACGGGCCCAGCTGCTCGAGGCGGCCCAGGCCGTGTTCGTGCAGTCGGGCTACCACGCCGCGGCGATGGACGAGATCGCCGAGCGCGCAGGGGTCTCCAAGCCCGTCCTCTACCAGCACTTCCCCGGCAAGCTCGACCTCTACCTGGCCCTGCTCGACACCCACTGCGACACCCTCGAGCAGCTCGTCCGGCGGGCCCTGGGCGCCACCGACGGCGACAACGAGGCCCGGGTGCGCGCCACCGTGGCCGCCTACTTCGCCTTCGTCACCCGCGAGGACGCCGCCTTCCGGATGGTGTTCGAGTCCGACCTCACCAGCGTGCCGCAGGTGCGGGCCCGGCTGGACTCGGTCGAGATGGCGTGCGCGGAGGCGATCGCCGAGGTCATCGCCGAGGACACCGGCGCCGACGACGAGCGCGCCCTGCTCCTCGGCTCGGCCCTGGCCGGGATGGCCCAGGTGTCGGCACGGCACTGGCTGGCGCAGGACGGCGGCATTCCCGAGGCCGAGGCCGCCGCCATCATCAGCGCCCTGGCCTGGCGCGGGCTGGGTTCGTTCCCCAAGGTCGGCGACTGA
- a CDS encoding DUF3107 domain-containing protein gives MEVTIGVQNVSRELTVETDADAAEVARAVDAALASPDGVLRLTDTKGRTVLVPGRSMGWVQVGETEKGKVGFGNV, from the coding sequence GTGGAGGTCACCATCGGTGTCCAGAACGTCTCCCGCGAGCTCACCGTCGAGACCGACGCCGACGCCGCCGAGGTCGCCCGGGCCGTCGACGCGGCCCTCGCCAGCCCCGACGGCGTGCTGCGGCTGACCGACACCAAGGGCCGCACCGTGCTGGTCCCCGGCCGCTCCATGGGCTGGGTGCAGGTCGGCGAGACCGAGAAGGGCAAGGTCGGGTTCGGCAACGTCTGA
- a CDS encoding GlsB/YeaQ/YmgE family stress response membrane protein gives MSIIGSIIAGIIVGILARLALPGRQNISWVITIVLGILGALIGWFLAGLLGVQTTNGVDWLRWIISIIVAAVLIVGYERVTSRNHVAR, from the coding sequence GTGTCCATCATCGGTTCGATCATCGCCGGCATCATCGTGGGCATCCTGGCCCGCCTTGCTCTGCCCGGTCGTCAGAACATCAGCTGGGTCATCACCATCGTGCTCGGCATCCTGGGCGCGCTCATCGGCTGGTTCCTGGCCGGCCTGCTGGGTGTGCAGACCACCAACGGCGTCGACTGGCTCCGCTGGATCATCTCGATCATCGTCGCCGCCGTCCTCATCGTCGGCTACGAGCGGGTCACCTCCCGCAACCACGTCGCTCGCTGA
- a CDS encoding ferritin-like fold-containing protein, with protein MDATPPGAAVVDLLGVLAHGELTAFIRMAVDADLAPTLALKASMGQVACTDFARFTQLVEHMRARGIDPDAAMAPFVTPITAFHERTRPKGWLEGLVKAYVGDGIAKDFYREMSAFVDEDTRAAMRATLEDDGHADFIVQIVRDTIRSDRRAAGRLALWGRRLLGEALSQAQAVAVERDAMAALLVGGGADLAEVGRMFTRLTDNHQARMARLGLEA; from the coding sequence ATGGACGCAACCCCGCCGGGCGCCGCCGTCGTCGACCTCCTCGGCGTGCTCGCGCACGGTGAGCTGACGGCGTTCATCCGGATGGCGGTCGACGCCGACCTGGCGCCCACTCTGGCGCTCAAGGCGTCGATGGGGCAGGTGGCGTGCACGGACTTCGCGCGGTTCACCCAGCTGGTCGAGCACATGCGCGCGCGGGGGATCGACCCCGACGCCGCCATGGCGCCGTTCGTCACGCCCATCACCGCCTTCCACGAGCGCACCCGGCCCAAGGGCTGGCTCGAGGGGCTGGTCAAGGCCTACGTGGGAGACGGCATCGCCAAGGACTTCTACCGCGAGATGTCGGCCTTCGTCGACGAGGACACCCGCGCCGCGATGCGCGCGACCCTCGAGGACGACGGCCACGCCGACTTCATCGTGCAGATCGTGCGCGACACCATCCGCAGCGACCGCCGGGCAGCGGGGAGGCTCGCCCTGTGGGGCCGGCGGCTGCTGGGGGAGGCGCTGTCGCAGGCACAGGCGGTGGCGGTCGAGCGCGATGCCATGGCCGCGCTGCTCGTGGGCGGCGGTGCCGACCTGGCCGAGGTGGGCCGGATGTTCACCCGCCTCACCGACAACCACCAGGCGCGGATGGCGAGGTTGGGTCTGGAGGCCTGA
- a CDS encoding DEAD/DEAH box helicase → MTDVTDSPTVPDEAAAPAPAAPEPTFADFPIHPDIVAALAEHNITTPFPIQAMTLPVALGGHDIIGQAKTGTGKTLGFGIPILNRVVSPDDAAFATLPAAGKPQALAVAPTRELAVQVSGDLERAGRKRGIRVLTVYGGRAYEPQVEALRRGVEVVVGTPGRLIDLAQQGHLDLGNARIVVLDEADEMLDLGFLPDVEKILAMTPAGRQTMLFSATMPGAVVTLARRYMNQPTHIRAMGDDQENAHTVKAVEQFVYRAHAMDKVEMLARMLQAKDRGLTIIFSRTKRTAAKVADDLAERGFAAAAIHGDLGQGAREQALRAFRNGKVDILVATDVAARGIDVDNVTHVINYQCPEDEKTYLHRIGRTARAGNTGIAVTFVDWDDLHRWGMINRVLDLGMPEPVETYSSSPHLYSDLSIPEGSKGRLPRALRTREGLEAEVLEDLGETGKSGGRGGRGGRDGGGRDGRGGRDGGSRDGGSRDGGRGRGGERAERPEGRTEDGADRPRRSRNRRRTRGGEPAGEATQA, encoded by the coding sequence ATGACCGACGTCACCGACAGCCCGACCGTGCCCGACGAGGCGGCTGCGCCCGCCCCCGCGGCCCCCGAGCCGACCTTCGCCGACTTCCCGATCCACCCCGACATCGTGGCCGCGCTGGCCGAGCACAACATCACCACCCCGTTCCCCATCCAGGCCATGACCCTGCCGGTCGCCCTCGGCGGCCACGACATCATCGGCCAGGCCAAGACCGGCACCGGCAAGACGCTCGGCTTCGGCATCCCCATCCTGAACCGCGTGGTCTCCCCCGACGACGCCGCCTTCGCCACCCTGCCGGCTGCCGGCAAGCCGCAGGCGCTGGCCGTGGCCCCGACCCGTGAGCTCGCCGTGCAGGTCTCGGGCGACCTCGAGAGGGCCGGCCGCAAGCGCGGCATCCGCGTCCTCACCGTCTACGGCGGCCGCGCCTACGAGCCGCAGGTCGAGGCGCTGCGCCGCGGCGTCGAGGTCGTCGTCGGCACCCCCGGCCGCCTCATCGACCTCGCCCAGCAGGGCCACCTCGACCTCGGCAACGCGCGCATCGTGGTCCTCGACGAGGCCGACGAGATGCTCGACCTCGGGTTCCTGCCCGACGTCGAGAAGATCCTCGCGATGACCCCCGCCGGCCGCCAGACGATGCTGTTCTCGGCCACCATGCCGGGCGCCGTCGTCACCCTGGCCCGCCGCTACATGAACCAGCCGACGCACATCCGCGCGATGGGCGACGACCAGGAGAACGCGCACACGGTCAAGGCCGTCGAGCAGTTCGTCTACCGCGCCCACGCGATGGACAAGGTCGAGATGCTGGCCCGGATGCTGCAGGCGAAGGACCGTGGCCTGACCATCATCTTCAGCCGCACCAAGCGCACCGCCGCCAAGGTCGCCGACGACCTCGCCGAGCGCGGCTTCGCGGCCGCCGCCATCCACGGCGACCTCGGCCAGGGCGCGCGCGAGCAGGCCCTGCGCGCCTTCCGCAACGGCAAGGTCGACATCCTCGTCGCCACCGACGTCGCGGCCCGCGGCATCGACGTCGACAACGTCACCCACGTCATCAACTACCAGTGCCCCGAGGACGAGAAGACCTACCTGCACCGCATCGGGCGCACCGCGCGCGCCGGCAACACCGGCATCGCGGTCACCTTCGTCGACTGGGACGACCTGCACCGCTGGGGCATGATCAACCGGGTCCTCGACCTCGGGATGCCCGAGCCGGTCGAGACCTACTCCTCCTCGCCGCACCTCTACTCCGACCTCTCGATCCCCGAGGGGTCCAAGGGCCGCCTGCCGCGTGCCCTGCGCACCCGTGAGGGCCTCGAGGCCGAGGTGCTCGAGGACCTGGGCGAGACGGGCAAGTCCGGCGGCCGGGGTGGTCGCGGCGGCCGTGACGGCGGCGGTCGCGACGGCCGCGGCGGCCGCGACGGCGGCTCCCGGGACGGGGGTTCCCGTGACGGCGGCCGGGGCCGCGGGGGCGAGCGCGCCGAGCGGCCCGAGGGCCGCACGGAGGACGGCGCCGATCGTCCGCGCCGGAGCCGCAACCGTCGCCGCACCCGGGGTGGCGAGCCGGCCGGCGAGGCCACCCAGGCCTGA
- a CDS encoding NAD(P)-dependent alcohol dehydrogenase, with translation MTTTTPALIADSASSGFRHGTIEQRDLRPDDVRIDVAYAGICHSDIHTVREEWGTAHFPLVTGHEIAGTVAAVGDAVTKYKVGDRVGVGCLVDSCGECEMCRDDHENFCTKGSVGTYNDQGYDGEWTTGGYAQQVVASERFVLGIPEGIELSQAAPLLCAGITTYTPLVRWGAGPGKKVAVVGMGGLGHMGVKIAVALGAEVTVLSQTLSKEEDGRAFGATDYRATSDEQTFKDLRGQFDLILCTVSADLPVDKYLRLLKTFGTFVMVGLPENPQALHFGSLIMGDKVMTGSNIGGIKGTQEMLDFCAEHGIGATVEVISADEVGDAYDKVVGSKVRYRYVIDTSTITPAA, from the coding sequence ATGACGACCACCACCCCCGCACTGATCGCCGACTCCGCGTCCTCCGGCTTCCGCCACGGCACCATCGAGCAGCGCGACCTGCGCCCCGACGACGTCCGCATCGACGTCGCGTACGCCGGCATCTGCCACTCCGACATCCACACCGTCCGTGAGGAGTGGGGCACCGCCCACTTCCCGCTGGTCACCGGCCACGAGATCGCCGGCACCGTCGCCGCGGTGGGCGACGCCGTCACCAAGTACAAGGTCGGCGACCGCGTCGGCGTCGGCTGCCTCGTCGACTCCTGCGGCGAGTGCGAGATGTGCCGCGACGACCACGAGAACTTCTGCACCAAGGGCTCGGTCGGCACCTACAACGACCAGGGCTACGACGGCGAGTGGACCACCGGCGGCTACGCCCAGCAGGTCGTCGCCAGCGAGCGGTTCGTACTCGGCATCCCCGAGGGCATCGAGCTCTCGCAGGCCGCTCCGCTGCTCTGCGCCGGCATCACCACCTACACCCCGCTCGTCCGCTGGGGTGCCGGCCCGGGCAAGAAGGTCGCCGTCGTCGGGATGGGCGGCCTCGGCCACATGGGCGTCAAGATCGCCGTCGCGCTCGGCGCCGAGGTGACCGTCCTGTCGCAGACCCTCTCCAAGGAGGAGGACGGCCGCGCGTTCGGTGCGACCGACTACCGCGCCACCAGCGACGAGCAGACCTTCAAGGACCTGCGCGGCCAGTTCGACCTCATCCTCTGCACCGTCTCGGCCGACCTGCCGGTCGACAAGTACCTGCGGCTGCTGAAGACCTTCGGGACCTTCGTGATGGTCGGCCTGCCCGAGAACCCCCAGGCGCTGCACTTCGGCTCGCTGATCATGGGCGACAAGGTCATGACCGGCTCGAACATCGGCGGCATCAAGGGCACCCAGGAGATGCTGGACTTCTGCGCCGAGCACGGCATCGGGGCCACCGTCGAGGTCATCTCGGCCGATGAGGTCGGCGACGCCTACGACAAGGTCGTCGGCTCCAAGGTCCGCTACCGCTACGTGATCGACACCAGCACCATCACCCCCGCGGCCTGA
- a CDS encoding ParA family protein, translated as MASKRKATIIALANQKGGVAKTTSVASLGAAFAEAGRRVLLVDLDPQACLTFSLGIDPDTVEASIHDVLLGGTTIADVVHRCDDGVDLVPSSIELAGAEAVLLGRPAREYVLRDALDTVRKDYDVIVLDCSPSLGVLTLNALTAAQGLVIPMPCEMLSHRGVGQLLDTVKDVKRILNKKLKVIGILPTLFDGRSTHAREVLEDVGDRYGLPVLSPPIPKTVRFAEAPAVGRSILATARTSKGATAYREVAASLLESL; from the coding sequence ATGGCGTCCAAGCGCAAGGCCACGATCATCGCCCTCGCCAACCAGAAGGGCGGCGTCGCCAAGACCACCTCGGTGGCCTCGCTCGGAGCGGCCTTCGCCGAGGCCGGGCGCCGCGTCCTGCTCGTCGACCTCGACCCCCAGGCCTGTCTGACCTTCAGCCTCGGCATCGACCCCGACACCGTCGAGGCCTCGATCCACGACGTGCTGCTCGGCGGCACGACCATCGCCGACGTCGTGCACCGCTGCGACGACGGCGTCGACCTCGTGCCCAGCTCGATCGAGCTGGCGGGCGCCGAGGCCGTGCTGCTGGGGCGCCCGGCCCGCGAGTACGTGCTGCGCGACGCCCTCGACACCGTGCGCAAGGACTACGACGTCATCGTGCTCGACTGCAGCCCGAGCCTGGGGGTCCTCACCCTCAACGCGCTGACGGCCGCGCAGGGCCTGGTCATCCCGATGCCCTGCGAGATGCTCAGCCACCGCGGGGTCGGCCAGCTGCTCGACACCGTCAAGGACGTCAAGCGCATCCTCAACAAGAAGCTCAAGGTCATCGGCATCCTCCCGACCCTCTTCGACGGGCGCAGCACCCACGCCCGCGAGGTGCTCGAGGACGTCGGCGACCGCTACGGCCTGCCCGTCCTCTCGCCCCCGATCCCCAAGACGGTGCGCTTCGCCGAGGCCCCGGCGGTGGGCCGCTCGATCCTCGCGACGGCCCGCACGTCCAAGGGCGCCACGGCCTACCGCGAGGTCGCCGCGAGCCTGCTCGAAAGCCTCTGA
- a CDS encoding LysR substrate-binding domain-containing protein, with protein MDTDALRWFQLVADGYTVTEVSDVFGVSQPGVSRALARLEAEVGTPLLHRQGRVLRMTHAGTAFKRHVDTLVNSLDDGLAAVSELVDPESGVVTLAFPLSLGSWLVPSLVGAFRREHPRVHIALERTVVGEHGRASTQLSTRRADLELTAHRVAGQGIAWQRVLVEPLVLAVGLGHRLAGRDRVALAEVADEPFVMRAAPSGMREQVRDLCRGAGFEPDISVEAADLPTIHGFVAAGFGVAVVPAQGLPTPTTFARTRLVPLTDPEAHREVGLAWVEGRPLLPSAVTFRRFVLASGEHPAG; from the coding sequence ATGGACACCGATGCACTGCGCTGGTTCCAGCTCGTCGCCGACGGCTACACCGTCACCGAGGTCAGCGACGTCTTCGGGGTCAGCCAGCCCGGGGTCTCGCGGGCGCTGGCCCGCCTCGAGGCCGAGGTCGGCACCCCGCTGCTGCACCGCCAGGGCCGAGTCCTGCGGATGACGCACGCCGGTACCGCCTTCAAGCGGCACGTCGACACGCTGGTCAACAGCCTCGACGACGGGCTGGCCGCCGTCTCCGAGCTCGTCGACCCCGAGAGCGGCGTGGTCACCCTCGCGTTCCCGCTGAGCCTCGGCAGCTGGCTGGTGCCCAGCCTGGTGGGGGCGTTCCGCCGCGAGCATCCCCGGGTCCACATCGCGCTCGAGCGCACGGTGGTGGGCGAGCACGGGCGGGCCTCCACGCAGCTGAGCACCCGCCGGGCCGACCTCGAGCTCACGGCCCACCGGGTGGCGGGCCAGGGCATCGCCTGGCAACGGGTGCTCGTCGAGCCGCTGGTGCTGGCGGTGGGCCTCGGGCACCGCCTGGCCGGGCGCGACCGCGTCGCGCTGGCCGAGGTCGCCGACGAGCCGTTCGTCATGCGCGCGGCGCCGTCCGGGATGCGCGAGCAGGTGCGCGACCTCTGCCGCGGCGCCGGCTTCGAGCCCGACATCTCGGTCGAGGCGGCCGACCTGCCGACCATCCACGGCTTCGTGGCCGCGGGGTTCGGAGTGGCGGTGGTGCCCGCCCAGGGGCTGCCCACGCCGACGACCTTCGCGCGGACCCGGCTGGTGCCGCTCACCGACCCCGAGGCGCACCGCGAGGTGGGCCTGGCGTGGGTCGAGGGTCGGCCGCTGCTGCCGTCGGCCGTCACCTTCCGGCGCTTCGTGCTGGCGTCGGGTGAGCACCCGGCCGGATGA
- a CDS encoding VOC family protein, producing the protein MEQRISFVTIATADLEASRRFYVDGLGWEPELHVPGEVVMLTAGERLVLSLWDRAAFEAELGGTTVSGPGLLPFTLSHNVETPALVDEVLRLAAAAGALVGGATDREWGGYTGYFADPDGVRWEVAWNPGPIGLRVVPTTDTTPRG; encoded by the coding sequence ATGGAGCAGCGCATCTCGTTCGTCACCATCGCCACCGCCGACCTCGAGGCCTCGCGCCGCTTCTACGTCGACGGGCTGGGATGGGAGCCCGAGCTCCACGTGCCGGGGGAGGTGGTGATGCTCACGGCCGGGGAGCGGCTCGTGCTCTCGCTCTGGGACCGGGCGGCGTTCGAGGCCGAGCTCGGCGGCACCACGGTCAGCGGGCCGGGGCTGCTGCCCTTCACCCTGTCCCACAACGTCGAGACCCCCGCGCTCGTCGACGAGGTGCTGAGGCTCGCCGCGGCCGCAGGGGCGTTGGTGGGGGGTGCCACCGACCGCGAGTGGGGTGGCTACACGGGCTACTTCGCCGACCCCGACGGGGTGCGGTGGGAGGTCGCCTGGAACCCCGGCCCGATCGGGCTACGGGTGGTGCCGACGACCGACACCACCCCGCGGGGCTGA
- a CDS encoding RecB family exonuclease has protein sequence MPEPLWGGSPSKLLAFLDCPRRYRMTYLDRPAPEKRRPRAHTSLGIAVHNALRDYWDLPAPDPVAGGRLVEKAWIDVGFRDGEQSRRWKARMRDAVTAYLEAHPPQARPVGIERTASFVSGDLRVQGRIDRLDDRGGELVVVDYKTSRVPSTDDDARTSMPMALYAAAVWKMFRRPVRRVELHHVPSGTVAAHEHTPESLGRHVERARSIMRDARRADADHARHGAASELFPPVTGPLCSWCDLRAHCPEGRAAAPEKSDWAALGDD, from the coding sequence ATGCCCGAGCCACTGTGGGGCGGCAGTCCCAGCAAGCTCCTCGCGTTCCTCGACTGCCCGCGCCGCTACCGGATGACCTACCTCGACCGGCCGGCGCCCGAGAAGCGCCGCCCGCGGGCGCACACCTCGCTCGGCATCGCGGTGCACAACGCGCTGCGTGACTACTGGGACCTCCCCGCCCCCGACCCCGTGGCGGGCGGTCGCCTGGTCGAGAAGGCGTGGATCGACGTCGGCTTCCGCGACGGCGAGCAGTCCCGGCGCTGGAAGGCCCGGATGCGCGACGCCGTCACGGCCTACCTCGAGGCGCACCCTCCACAGGCCCGGCCCGTCGGCATCGAGCGCACCGCGTCGTTCGTCAGCGGCGACCTGCGCGTCCAGGGCCGCATCGACCGGCTCGACGACCGCGGCGGCGAGCTGGTGGTCGTCGACTACAAGACCTCGCGCGTGCCCTCCACCGACGACGACGCCCGCACCTCGATGCCGATGGCCCTCTACGCGGCGGCCGTCTGGAAGATGTTCCGCCGCCCGGTGCGCCGCGTCGAGCTGCACCACGTCCCCAGTGGCACGGTGGCCGCCCACGAGCACACCCCCGAGTCGCTCGGGCGGCACGTCGAGCGGGCCCGCTCGATCATGCGCGACGCACGCCGGGCCGACGCCGACCACGCCCGCCACGGCGCCGCGTCCGAGCTCTTCCCCCCGGTCACCGGGCCGCTGTGCTCCTGGTGCGACCTGCGGGCGCACTGCCCCGAGGGGCGGGCCGCGGCACCCGAGAAGTCGGACTGGGCCGCGCTCGGCGATGACTGA
- a CDS encoding L-serine ammonia-lyase, whose translation MAISSFDLFSVGIGPSSSHTVGPMRAAHTFAAGLRDDGLLPRVGRVRGELFGSLGATGHGHGSVKAVLLGLEGESPESTDPRAAEGRVDEVRTSRVLHLGGTHDIVCDPDTDVLLHRRATLPFHSNGMRFTAWASAEPTEGEEPLRTREYYSVGGGFVLDQDEVGQGAIVPDATPVRHPFTTGDQLLQRCDETGLPVSGVMLANETAWRTEAEVRAGLLHLWSVMQECVENGCRTEGVLPGGLKVQRRAPRLARQLRGEHTTDPLAAMDWVTLYALAVNEENASGGRIVTAPTNGAAGIIPAVLHYYTRFVPGADDEGVVRFLLTAAAIGTLYKENASISGAEVGCQGEVGSACSMAAGALTEVLGGTPKQVENAAEIGIEHNLGLTCDPVGGLVQIPCIERNAVASVKAITAARLALRGDGRNVVSLDKAIKTMRDTGRDMKVKYKETARGGLAVNVIEC comes from the coding sequence ATGGCCATCTCCTCGTTCGACCTGTTCTCCGTGGGCATCGGGCCCTCGAGCTCCCACACCGTCGGCCCGATGCGGGCCGCGCACACGTTCGCCGCGGGGCTGCGCGACGACGGGCTGCTGCCCCGGGTGGGCCGGGTGCGCGGCGAGCTCTTCGGCTCGCTCGGCGCCACCGGCCACGGGCACGGCTCGGTCAAGGCCGTCCTGCTGGGCCTCGAGGGCGAGTCGCCGGAGTCCACCGACCCGCGCGCCGCCGAGGGCCGGGTCGACGAGGTCCGCACCTCCCGCGTGCTGCACCTGGGCGGAACCCACGACATCGTGTGCGACCCCGACACCGACGTGCTGCTGCACCGGCGGGCGACCCTGCCGTTCCACAGCAACGGGATGCGCTTCACGGCATGGGCCTCGGCCGAGCCCACCGAGGGCGAGGAGCCGCTGCGCACGCGCGAGTACTACTCCGTCGGGGGCGGGTTCGTGCTCGACCAGGACGAGGTGGGCCAGGGCGCGATCGTGCCCGACGCCACCCCCGTCCGCCACCCCTTCACCACCGGCGACCAGCTGCTGCAGCGCTGCGACGAGACCGGGCTGCCCGTCAGCGGCGTGATGCTCGCCAACGAGACCGCCTGGCGCACCGAGGCCGAGGTCCGCGCCGGTCTGCTGCACCTCTGGTCGGTGATGCAGGAGTGCGTCGAGAACGGCTGCCGCACCGAGGGTGTCCTGCCCGGTGGGCTCAAGGTGCAGCGCCGGGCGCCGCGCCTGGCCCGCCAGCTGCGCGGTGAGCACACCACCGACCCGCTGGCCGCGATGGACTGGGTCACGCTCTACGCCCTGGCCGTCAACGAGGAGAACGCCTCGGGCGGGCGCATCGTCACCGCACCGACCAACGGCGCGGCCGGCATCATCCCGGCCGTCCTGCACTACTACACCCGCTTCGTCCCGGGCGCCGACGACGAGGGCGTGGTGCGCTTCCTGCTGACCGCGGCCGCCATCGGGACGCTCTACAAGGAGAACGCGTCGATCTCGGGCGCCGAGGTCGGCTGCCAGGGCGAGGTCGGCTCGGCCTGCTCGATGGCGGCCGGCGCCCTCACCGAGGTGCTGGGCGGGACCCCGAAGCAGGTCGAGAACGCCGCCGAGATCGGTATCGAGCACAACCTGGGCCTGACCTGCGACCCGGTGGGCGGCCTCGTGCAGATCCCGTGCATCGAGCGCAACGCGGTGGCATCGGTCAAGGCCATCACCGCCGCTCGGCTCGCGCTGCGCGGCGACGGGCGCAACGTGGTCTCGCTCGACAAGGCCATCAAGACGATGCGCGACACCGGGCGCGACATGAAGGTCAAGTACAAGGAGACCGCTCGCGGCGGCCTCGCGGTCAACGTCATCGAGTGCTGA